In a genomic window of Candidatus Thiothrix sulfatifontis:
- a CDS encoding rhodanese-like domain-containing protein gives MKNTQTFAALVADALPRIQELMPWDVEAMQASTSDLLLVDIREPDEYEAAHIKDSLHVPRGILEASCDWGYSDTIPALAMARDKPVVLVCRSGNRTALAALTLQLLGYQHVYSMKTGVRGWNDYELPLFNKAGEQVDVDWAEAELNPPTRPEQMQPKA, from the coding sequence ATGAAGAACACCCAAACTTTTGCGGCATTAGTTGCCGATGCTTTGCCCCGTATTCAAGAATTGATGCCGTGGGATGTGGAAGCGATGCAAGCCAGTACTTCCGATTTGCTGCTTGTCGATATTCGTGAGCCAGATGAATACGAGGCGGCGCACATTAAAGATTCCTTGCACGTGCCACGCGGCATTTTAGAAGCATCTTGTGATTGGGGTTATTCCGATACCATTCCAGCGTTAGCCATGGCACGCGACAAGCCAGTCGTGTTGGTGTGCCGTTCGGGAAATCGCACTGCATTGGCGGCATTGACATTGCAGTTATTGGGTTATCAACACGTGTATTCCATGAAAACGGGGGTGCGCGGCTGGAATGATTACGAGTTGCCTTTGTTCAATAAAGCCGGTGAGCAAGTGGATGTCGACTGGGCAGAAGCCGAGTTGAATCCGCCCACGCGCCCAGAACAAATGCAACCAAAGGCTTAA